DNA sequence from the Arthrobacter sp. V1I9 genome:
CATTCTCCCTTTACGGAGGATGGCCCAGAAGTAGTTGTAGGCGGCGATCCAGTGGCCCATGAGGCCAAGGCCCAGGACTATCCACGCGGCAACGAGCAGCTCACCGGAGAACGCCGTGTCCAGCCTGGACAGGACCAGCAGCGGCGTGCCCAGGAGCAGCAGGCCGGTGCGCACCTTGCCCACCACGCTGACGGGAAGGTCCGGGTGGCCGCCGAAGAAGGACAGCGTGAGGACCAGCAGTACGGCGTCGGGGATCACCAGCGCGGCCAGATACAACCAGTGCACGACGTCCGCGATCACCAGCGTGACGGCGACGGCGATCAGCGCCAACCTGTCGGCAATGGGGTCGAGGACGCGGCCGAGCTTGGAGGCCTGGTCGAAGCGGCGCGCCACGTAGCCGTCAATCCAGTCGGTGCAGCCCATCACGGCCAGGACCACCACAGCGGCGCCGTACTCTTTTTGGGCCAGGACCAGCCAGACGAAAAGCGGTACGCCCATGAACCGGACCACAGTCAGCAGGTTGGGGATGGTGAAGACGCGGTCGTGGTCCACCTGGGAGCGTCCCGGCCGGGAGCCGGCACCGATGAACCTCATCCCGACCCCTTTCCTTCCTGCTGCCCTCCGGGCACGGCCTAACGGTTTCTGCCTGCGGCCCTGCCACGCGCTGCCCGTCGGCGGCGGCGTTTAAGGCCGGGTCCTAGTAGCTCCGAAGAAGCTTGCGGACCAGGACGACGAACACGGTACCGGCAGCCGCAAAGACGGCCAATGGCTTCCACCGGCTGCCCAGGCTTCCTGCGGACTCTGAAAGAGCTGCAAACCGGTGCCCGGCCAGGTCTTTGCCCCGCCCGGCCAGAGCCTGGCCCTGCCGAAGTTTGCCCTGTCCGGCAGCCAACAGGAACCGGGCCTGGGTTTTGACGTCGAGCTCTTGGCCGAGGTCGTCCCGGACCTCGGTGAGGTGGTGGCGGCGCTGGTTCAGGCGGCGGACAAGTTCGGGCTCGGAGGCCTGCGGGAACTCCTTGTTGTGCTCTGCCGCCTTTGCTTCCTTCTCGGCCTTTGCCTTCGCGTCGGCCTCCGCCTTGGCCGCCTTGGCCGCTTTCGCTTCGGGGCTCTGCGGATCGAGGACCGCGGGGTTGAAGGCGGAGCCCTCCTTCGCGATGCCGATATCGTGCTTGATCCCGCGGATGGTTTCCTCCGGCAGCAGGGGCATGGCC
Encoded proteins:
- a CDS encoding CDP-alcohol phosphatidyltransferase family protein, coding for MRFIGAGSRPGRSQVDHDRVFTIPNLLTVVRFMGVPLFVWLVLAQKEYGAAVVVLAVMGCTDWIDGYVARRFDQASKLGRVLDPIADRLALIAVAVTLVIADVVHWLYLAALVIPDAVLLVLTLSFFGGHPDLPVSVVGKVRTGLLLLGTPLLVLSRLDTAFSGELLVAAWIVLGLGLMGHWIAAYNYFWAILRKGRMQQDHDGGAS
- a CDS encoding phage holin family protein, with the translated sequence MSGRHSGRTSPGLRIAALPRTLKLLFRLAPRQLNDEVAFAKVELKRKGIQVGVAAAFLAVALVFLLFLLVGLIVAAIMGLATIMPAWLAALLVSAAFLLIALIGGLIGMRKFKKAMPLLPEETIRGIKHDIGIAKEGSAFNPAVLDPQSPEAKAAKAAKAEADAKAKAEKEAKAAEHNKEFPQASEPELVRRLNQRRHHLTEVRDDLGQELDVKTQARFLLAAGQGKLRQGQALAGRGKDLAGHRFAALSESAGSLGSRWKPLAVFAAAGTVFVVLVRKLLRSY